In Deltaproteobacteria bacterium, a single genomic region encodes these proteins:
- a CDS encoding DUF2062 domain-containing protein: protein MKLSHHAKKWYQQFISLKGKPRDLAFGLAIGVFIGVTPTIPLHTLLIVLICFLLKKNITAACLGSWLISNPLTIPFFYVTQYRLGKCLLGNGYPRCLIQEYSLLHLIQRGWDMILPLLIGGIIMAPFFAVPTYFIAHKILIAVRKNSHDHGAEHP, encoded by the coding sequence ATGAAGCTGAGCCATCACGCAAAGAAATGGTATCAACAGTTCATCAGTCTCAAAGGGAAGCCGCGCGACCTTGCCTTCGGGTTGGCGATTGGCGTTTTTATCGGTGTCACTCCCACCATCCCGCTTCACACGCTCTTGATTGTGTTGATTTGTTTTCTACTGAAAAAGAACATTACGGCTGCTTGTCTTGGTTCCTGGTTAATTTCCAATCCGCTTACGATTCCCTTTTTTTATGTGACTCAATATCGTTTGGGAAAATGCCTCCTGGGCAATGGTTATCCGCGCTGCTTAATTCAGGAATATTCATTGTTGCACTTAATCCAAAGGGGGTGGGATATGATTCTCCCGTTGCTTATCGGCGGAATCATTATGGCCCCTTTTTTTGCCGTGCCTACATATTTCATCGCCCATAAAATTCTGATAGCCGTTAGGAAGAATAGCCATGACCACGGTGCGGAGCATCCTTAG